A genomic window from Prochlorococcus sp. RS04 includes:
- the queG gene encoding tRNA epoxyqueuosine(34) reductase QueG, whose product MMNTIQDKKEISKKLKERAIFEGFTIAGIASIPGSSRVKLRTNALERWLANNYHGEMKWMEAEKRKNIDSLFEDAKSVLSVGFNYINSQNNNNNFLKVAKFGQGDDYHKVIHKKLKNIGKWINVEIPDCKWKICVDTSPLLEKAWAEESGIGWIGKNSNLISKKNGSWFTLGFMLLTKDLMPDKPHQSLCGKCDLCIEHCPTKAIVEPFVIQSDLCIAYHTIESRNKTIPKKIKKNLGGWVAGCDICQDVCPWNKSVAYNNNSETTPKEWIKNLNIESLDWDDKTWQENLKGTTLKRIKPWMWKRNIQANIENNKIKI is encoded by the coding sequence ATGATGAATACGATTCAAGACAAAAAAGAAATAAGTAAAAAATTAAAAGAAAGAGCTATTTTTGAAGGTTTTACAATTGCCGGAATAGCTTCAATACCAGGTAGTTCGCGCGTAAAATTAAGAACCAATGCATTAGAAAGATGGTTAGCAAATAACTATCATGGTGAAATGAAATGGATGGAAGCAGAAAAAAGAAAAAATATAGACTCACTTTTTGAGGATGCAAAAAGTGTTTTAAGCGTTGGATTTAATTACATTAATTCACAAAACAACAACAATAATTTCCTCAAGGTTGCTAAATTTGGCCAAGGGGATGATTATCATAAAGTAATTCACAAAAAATTAAAGAATATTGGTAAATGGATCAACGTAGAAATCCCTGATTGCAAATGGAAAATATGTGTTGATACATCTCCACTTCTTGAAAAAGCATGGGCAGAGGAATCAGGTATTGGTTGGATAGGCAAAAATAGTAATTTAATAAGTAAAAAAAACGGTTCTTGGTTTACTTTGGGTTTTATGCTTCTCACAAAAGATTTAATGCCAGATAAACCTCATCAATCACTTTGTGGAAAATGTGATCTTTGTATCGAACATTGTCCAACAAAGGCAATCGTAGAACCATTTGTAATACAATCAGATCTTTGCATTGCCTATCACACAATAGAGAGCAGAAATAAAACTATTCCAAAGAAAATAAAAAAAAATTTAGGTGGCTGGGTTGCAGGATGTGATATTTGTCAAGACGTTTGTCCATGGAATAAATCAGTGGCATACAACAATAATTCTGAAACTACACCGAAAGAATGGATTAAAAATCTTAATATTGAGTCCCTAGATTGGGACGATAAAACATGGCAAGAAAATCTTAAAGGAACTACTTTGAAAAGAATTAAACCGTGGATGTGGAAAAGAAACATACAAGCAAATATAGAGAATAATAAAATTAAAATATGA
- a CDS encoding tetratricopeptide repeat protein — translation MKKFFKKTIWISLICFYFFQIERVRAIVPYYYLPTIKNLQKQSLYIGKNAYQLLYFGQYKDSLNLAKVAVKINSKDEKLWLILAEAQIANKKYKNALNSLNKAEQINSNISEIYFAKSNVYLKTSEETKAKNALEKGIKIEPNNHKAIFQLGNILLMEKNYLGAIKLFDKSIKIKPDFWQAINNKGLAYFERNNINLSIKLFESAISIEENAEPLLGLASCININDNKLAIQLAKKALAKDPKYVNYDFRREQLWGEKLQATTEILLQNEQLRKDVILAKSKINESS, via the coding sequence ATGAAGAAGTTTTTTAAAAAAACAATCTGGATCTCATTAATCTGCTTTTACTTTTTTCAAATAGAAAGAGTTCGAGCAATAGTTCCCTATTATTATTTGCCAACAATAAAAAATTTACAAAAGCAAAGTTTATATATTGGCAAAAATGCATATCAACTACTTTATTTTGGTCAATATAAAGACAGTCTTAACTTAGCCAAAGTAGCTGTAAAAATTAATTCAAAAGATGAAAAACTATGGTTGATTTTGGCTGAAGCACAAATAGCTAACAAAAAATACAAAAACGCATTAAATTCTCTAAATAAAGCGGAACAGATCAATTCAAATATTAGCGAAATATATTTTGCTAAAAGTAATGTTTATTTAAAAACTTCCGAAGAGACAAAAGCAAAAAATGCTTTAGAAAAAGGAATAAAGATTGAGCCTAATAACCACAAAGCTATTTTTCAATTAGGAAATATTCTATTAATGGAAAAAAATTATTTGGGAGCTATCAAATTGTTTGATAAATCTATAAAAATTAAACCTGATTTCTGGCAAGCAATCAATAACAAAGGTTTAGCTTATTTCGAGAGAAACAATATAAATCTCTCAATCAAACTTTTCGAAAGTGCAATCTCAATTGAAGAAAATGCTGAACCATTACTAGGCCTAGCCTCATGTATAAATATCAATGATAATAAATTAGCAATTCAATTAGCAAAAAAAGCTTTGGCTAAAGATCCCAAATATGTCAATTATGATTTTAGAAGAGAACAGTTATGGGGAGAAAAATTACAAGCCACTACGGAAATTCTTTTACAAAATGAACAACTAAGAAAAGATGTAATACTGGCAAAATCCAAAATAAATGAATCATCTTAG
- a CDS encoding DNA gyrase/topoisomerase IV subunit A — MDKKNFTSISLQEEMQRSYLEYAMSVIVGRALPDARDGLKPVQRRIIFAMYELGLTPDKPFRKCARVVGDVLGKYHPHGDQAVYDALVKLVQNFSTKYPTLDGHGNFGSVDNDPPAAMRYTETRLAPIAHKGFLEEIGSETVNFSNNFDGSQKEPDVLPAQLPFLLLNGSSGIAVGMATNIPPHNLGEIVDGLVALVKNKDISDKKLSNIIKGPDFPTGGELIYSQAIEELYQTGKGSITIRGVLNTEEVNLGKGKHKKNAIIITELPYQINKAGWIEKLAELVNSGKIIGISDIRDESDRDGMRIVIELKKDSNSELVISNLYKKTTLQTNFGAIFLALIEGKPVQLNLKKYLNNFLEFREETIRKRTFYFLKNTLDKLEISEGLSKATKNIKKVITIIEESDNSVQARSKLIENFFLSEKQANSVLDMPLKKLTNLEKNQIDNDIKNLEEKKNYFQKLLNERELLLELLIEELLVLKKKYNVIRKTKIIKNINQNEELETLNNQILEDFINKKTKLYVDNRLYLKKMLLSNYKKSFEVVNKIIDNKNIQKFICNIEKNIKLIGITNTGKVFNIDWESSINKDYKLDNKILGNIHPNEIINFHSIKKETRNYLCILNSDGKFKKVLFDEDMIKSNRSFTITKLKNNLKTIDSFISNESQDLIILTSIGRIFKFNLSNKFLTPTSKQSQGLKIAKLLPSEKIVSCCTFNDGENIFLISKKGKIFCINSNEIYCSYEYSLGYLNEKTQLKNDYFLKIMASNHYLDIETNKNKSARLDLNKLNFKSNKSNFLIDCLKLDDDEYLENCFRLENFLD; from the coding sequence ATGGATAAGAAAAACTTCACTTCCATCTCGCTTCAAGAAGAAATGCAACGTTCTTATTTGGAGTATGCGATGAGCGTCATAGTTGGACGTGCGTTGCCTGATGCAAGAGATGGTCTTAAGCCTGTACAAAGAAGAATCATTTTTGCAATGTATGAATTAGGTTTAACTCCTGATAAACCATTCAGAAAGTGTGCAAGAGTTGTTGGAGACGTACTTGGAAAATACCACCCTCATGGAGATCAAGCAGTTTACGATGCATTGGTAAAGCTAGTACAAAATTTCTCAACTAAATATCCTACTCTTGATGGCCATGGAAATTTTGGATCTGTAGATAATGATCCGCCGGCAGCAATGAGATATACTGAGACCAGATTAGCTCCAATAGCTCATAAGGGATTTCTTGAAGAAATTGGATCAGAAACAGTAAACTTTTCAAATAACTTTGACGGTTCTCAAAAAGAACCAGATGTTCTTCCAGCCCAACTTCCATTTTTATTGTTGAACGGCTCATCAGGTATTGCTGTTGGGATGGCAACAAATATTCCCCCTCACAATCTAGGCGAAATTGTAGATGGTTTAGTTGCCTTAGTTAAAAATAAAGATATTAGTGATAAAAAACTTTCTAACATTATCAAAGGACCTGATTTTCCTACAGGTGGAGAATTAATTTATAGTCAAGCAATAGAAGAACTTTATCAAACTGGAAAAGGATCTATAACTATAAGAGGAGTTTTAAATACGGAAGAGGTAAATTTAGGCAAAGGGAAACATAAAAAAAATGCAATAATCATTACGGAACTTCCTTACCAAATTAATAAAGCAGGTTGGATTGAAAAGCTCGCAGAACTTGTTAATTCAGGTAAGATTATTGGGATTTCTGATATTAGGGATGAGAGCGACAGAGATGGAATGAGAATTGTAATAGAACTAAAAAAAGATTCTAATTCTGAACTTGTTATTTCTAATTTATATAAGAAAACAACTCTCCAAACAAACTTTGGTGCAATATTCTTAGCATTAATTGAAGGTAAACCTGTACAACTAAATCTGAAAAAATATCTCAACAATTTTCTTGAATTTAGAGAAGAAACAATTAGAAAAAGAACTTTTTATTTTCTGAAAAACACTCTTGATAAACTAGAAATATCAGAAGGTTTATCTAAAGCTACAAAAAACATAAAAAAAGTTATCACAATTATTGAAGAATCAGATAATTCTGTGCAAGCTAGATCAAAATTAATAGAAAATTTTTTCTTAAGTGAAAAACAGGCAAATTCTGTTTTGGATATGCCACTAAAAAAATTAACAAATCTAGAAAAAAATCAAATTGATAATGATATAAAAAATTTAGAAGAAAAAAAGAATTATTTTCAAAAATTGTTGAACGAAAGAGAATTGTTACTTGAATTACTTATAGAAGAATTATTAGTATTAAAGAAAAAATACAACGTTATACGTAAAACAAAAATAATTAAAAATATAAATCAAAATGAAGAATTAGAAACGCTTAATAATCAGATATTAGAAGACTTTATAAATAAAAAAACAAAATTATACGTAGACAATAGACTTTATTTGAAAAAGATGCTTTTAAGTAATTACAAGAAATCATTTGAGGTTGTAAATAAAATTATTGATAATAAAAATATTCAAAAATTTATATGTAATATTGAAAAAAATATAAAATTAATTGGAATTACAAATACTGGAAAAGTATTTAACATTGATTGGGAATCAAGTATTAATAAAGACTATAAATTAGATAATAAAATTCTTGGAAATATTCATCCAAATGAAATAATAAATTTTCATTCAATTAAAAAAGAAACAAGAAATTATTTATGCATATTAAATTCAGATGGAAAATTTAAAAAAGTTTTATTTGACGAAGATATGATTAAAAGCAATAGATCTTTCACTATTACAAAATTAAAAAATAATTTAAAAACAATTGATTCTTTTATTTCTAATGAAAGCCAAGATTTAATAATATTAACCTCTATAGGAAGAATTTTTAAATTTAATTTATCAAATAAATTTTTAACACCAACTTCTAAACAATCCCAAGGATTGAAAATTGCAAAACTTTTACCCTCAGAAAAAATCGTTTCTTGTTGTACATTTAATGATGGAGAAAATATTTTTTTAATATCTAAAAAAGGAAAAATCTTTTGCATAAATAGTAATGAAATTTACTGCTCATATGAATACAGTTTGGGATATTTGAATGAAAAAACCCAACTTAAAAACGATTACTTCCTCAAAATAATGGCCAGTAACCATTACCTTGATATTGAAACTAATAAAAATAAATCTGCAAGATTAGACCTAAATAAATTAAATTTCAAATCCAATAAATCAAACTTTTTAATTGATTGTTTAAA